The Chitinophagales bacterium genome window below encodes:
- a CDS encoding endonuclease/exonuclease/phosphatase family protein produces the protein MLKKIFIIINVVLALAIVCVHFATGVSPQDFWIFAFLGLIYPLFLLVNVVFTFVWLFTKTKLLALISFIALVITYKSNMATFQISIPAKTTDEISLMTWNVKNFDLYNWSGNEETRAKMFELLKENRPDILCLQEFYTEDKGKFQNLKDLKKELDYKYVYFAKTYTLNKNRHWGLVIFSDKKIIDTGKLLFKEGTLLNSCMYADIALSKTQNARLYNVHLQSNQLNTEDMQLFESLDEAPEKTKSSIFSVVSKMKKGYINRAKQTHQVLESKANSPYPAIIVGDFNDVPISYAYKQLSKGMQDAYVKKGNGFSKSFNSKVPYLRIDYALFHSMFKINKYEVIEAELSDHYPVVVKFKY, from the coding sequence ATGTTAAAAAAAATATTCATTATTATAAATGTAGTTTTAGCTTTAGCTATTGTATGCGTGCATTTTGCTACAGGTGTAAGTCCTCAAGATTTTTGGATATTTGCTTTTTTAGGATTGATTTATCCGCTGTTTTTATTGGTTAATGTTGTTTTTACATTCGTTTGGTTGTTTACCAAAACAAAATTATTGGCTTTAATATCTTTTATTGCCTTAGTTATTACTTACAAAAGCAATATGGCTACTTTTCAAATTTCAATACCTGCTAAAACTACCGATGAAATAAGTTTAATGACATGGAATGTTAAAAATTTTGATTTGTATAATTGGTCGGGCAATGAAGAAACAAGAGCTAAAATGTTTGAATTGCTAAAAGAAAACCGACCCGATATTTTATGCTTGCAAGAGTTTTATACCGAAGATAAAGGAAAGTTTCAAAACTTAAAAGACTTAAAAAAAGAGTTGGACTATAAGTATGTATATTTTGCTAAAACCTACACTCTAAATAAAAATAGACATTGGGGTTTGGTTATTTTTTCCGATAAAAAAATTATAGACACAGGGAAATTGCTGTTTAAAGAGGGCACTTTACTAAACAGCTGTATGTATGCAGATATAGCACTAAGCAAAACACAAAACGCAAGACTTTATAATGTGCATTTGCAAAGCAACCAGCTAAATACTGAGGACATGCAGTTGTTTGAATCACTTGACGAAGCACCGGAAAAAACAAAGAGTAGTATTTTTAGTGTGGTAAGCAAAATGAAAAAAGGATATATAAACCGAGCTAAACAAACGCACCAAGTTTTAGAAAGCAAAGCAAACAGTCCGTACCCGGCAATAATTGTTGGCGATTTTAATGATGTACCTATCTCTTATGCTTACAAACAGCTAAGCAAAGGCATGCAAGATGCTTATGTTAAAAAAGGAAATGGCTTTAGTAAATCATTCAACAGCAAAGTTCCATATTTACGTATAGATTATGCTTTATTTCATAGTATGTTTAAAATAAACAAGTATGAAGTAATAGAAGCAGAACTATCTGACCATTATCCTGTGGTGGTAAAGTTTAAATATTGA
- a CDS encoding rhomboid family intramembrane serine protease, whose protein sequence is MYSSINRTETVKHIIIANVIFFVLFCTDFSPLYKMFPVLSLWYFDSPFFRPWQYITHFFMHGSFMHIFFNMYALYLFGTILEQVWGAKRFIFFYFTTGIIASILYSLVAAIEYQITYGTMFPYSEGITSNIYVPMVGASGAIFGLLTAFGMLFPNTELRLLFPPIALKAKYFVLIYIALELWLGFQQFSGDNVAHFAHITGALVGFLLVKYWQKNSKTFY, encoded by the coding sequence ATGTATAGTTCAATAAATAGAACAGAAACTGTAAAACACATCATAATAGCCAATGTAATTTTCTTTGTGCTGTTTTGTACAGATTTTTCTCCATTATATAAAATGTTTCCGGTACTGTCTTTATGGTATTTTGATTCGCCATTTTTTAGACCATGGCAGTATATTACCCATTTCTTTATGCACGGAAGCTTTATGCATATATTTTTTAACATGTATGCTCTTTATCTATTTGGTACTATTTTAGAACAAGTGTGGGGTGCTAAACGCTTTATTTTCTTTTATTTTACTACAGGAATAATTGCTTCCATTTTATACAGTTTAGTGGCAGCTATAGAGTATCAAATTACTTATGGCACTATGTTTCCTTATTCTGAAGGAATAACAAGCAATATTTATGTGCCAATGGTAGGAGCTTCTGGTGCTATTTTTGGTTTGCTTACAGCATTTGGTATGCTTTTCCCCAATACAGAGTTGCGTTTATTATTTCCGCCCATAGCTCTTAAAGCTAAATACTTTGTATTAATATACATAGCCTTAGAACTTTGGCTTGGTTTTCAGCAGTTTAGTGGCGATAATGTTGCTCACTTTGCCCATATTACTGGAGCATTAGTTGGATTTTTATTAGTAAAATATTGGCAGAAAAACTCTAAAACGTTTTACTAA
- a CDS encoding TolC family protein, translated as MKYIVSFLFFISLFLVTHAQEVWTLNDCISYALENNISLKQSSLNTEYAKNTLLQNKMNLYTPNIQANASESFNFANSINPLTYQFVQQNTNSTSFSVGLNYNIFEGLSRIFTQKASKESLNATQYEQQALENQTVLLVINNYLSALLAKEALSIAKDKKLLTTIQKTRTEELISSGMLAKSNQYEVNAQLANDDLSVVNAENNYQTALNQLRLLLQLPIEQQIEIAPLDLLQDAKDAQLYNLNQVVGNALDALPDMKGLEYRRNAAELQIKAAKGSLSPTLSFSAYMGTNYFSAAQEQTGSTNSVIPIGYVGSSSEAVYTLYEQPIYNKKGFGNQLKDNFNQNVQFSLGIPIFGKWQRMIAIDNAKLNHLKTSYDINNKENTIAQDVYSAYTNYTAAVKQLNASQENKSASEIAYNFGVEKLNAGVINSFEFETIKNRHVSAQANYVQAKYELYFKQLILDYYNTGNFNY; from the coding sequence ATGAAATATATAGTTAGTTTTTTGTTTTTTATCAGTTTGTTTTTAGTTACCCACGCCCAAGAAGTTTGGACATTAAATGACTGTATTTCCTATGCTTTAGAAAATAATATTAGTTTAAAGCAAAGTTCTTTAAATACAGAATATGCTAAAAACACACTTTTGCAAAATAAGATGAATTTATATACGCCTAATATTCAGGCTAACGCATCGGAATCTTTTAATTTTGCCAACTCTATAAACCCATTAACCTATCAATTCGTACAGCAAAACACTAATTCTACTTCTTTTTCTGTAGGTTTAAATTATAATATTTTTGAGGGTTTATCAAGAATTTTTACCCAAAAAGCTTCAAAAGAAAGTTTAAATGCTACGCAATACGAACAGCAAGCTCTTGAAAATCAAACAGTTTTGCTGGTTATTAATAACTATTTAAGTGCTTTATTAGCTAAAGAAGCTTTATCTATAGCAAAGGATAAAAAATTGCTAACAACTATACAAAAAACAAGAACTGAGGAGCTAATAAGTTCTGGTATGCTGGCTAAAAGCAACCAATATGAAGTTAATGCTCAGTTGGCAAATGACGATTTATCGGTAGTAAATGCCGAAAATAATTATCAAACTGCATTAAATCAATTACGATTATTGCTACAGCTGCCTATAGAGCAACAAATAGAAATAGCTCCATTAGATTTGCTACAAGATGCTAAAGATGCTCAATTGTACAACTTGAACCAAGTAGTAGGCAATGCTTTAGATGCTCTACCCGACATGAAAGGACTTGAATATAGACGCAATGCTGCGGAACTACAAATAAAAGCGGCCAAGGGAAGTTTATCTCCTACACTGTCTTTTTCTGCATATATGGGTACCAATTATTTTAGTGCCGCACAAGAGCAAACGGGTTCCACAAACTCGGTTATTCCCATAGGCTATGTAGGTAGTTCAAGCGAAGCGGTATATACATTGTACGAACAGCCAATTTATAACAAAAAAGGATTTGGAAATCAGTTGAAAGATAATTTTAATCAAAATGTACAATTTAGCTTAGGTATTCCTATTTTTGGCAAATGGCAGCGTATGATAGCTATTGATAATGCAAAATTGAACCACTTAAAAACCAGCTACGATATTAACAATAAAGAAAATACCATAGCACAAGATGTTTACAGTGCATATACTAACTACACCGCAGCTGTAAAACAGCTAAATGCCAGCCAAGAAAATAAAAGTGCTTCAGAAATAGCTTATAATTTTGGTGTAGAAAAATTAAATGCAGGAGTAATAAATTCTTTTGAATTTGAAACCATAAAAAACAGACATGTTAGTGCTCAAGCTAATTATGTACAGGCAAAATATGAACTGTATTTTAAACAATTGATTTTAGATTATTACAATACAGGAAATTTTAATTATTAA
- a CDS encoding TonB-dependent receptor codes for MIFKVRNQLVFIVLFLFSFINLLAQSNLQNIYGKIQDSESHATLIGAAVVVLNSSPLIGTTTDLDGYYELKNVPVGRVDLQISFMGYETKVVDGILLSSGKAKNIDILLKEEFNNVEEVVVTAKRKNTSTLKVDNEMATVSAMSYNLEQSSRYAGSLNDPSRLVLSFAGVRNQGDIQNGISIRGNTPSALLWNIDGLEVQSPNHFARDGALGAINMVSSNSLESVDFYTAAFPAQYGNAGSGVFDLSMRKGNTNEYEFSLSAGFMGLEASAEGPFSKKYGGSFLVSYRYSTLALFNKIGLNVTRNTNPVYQDINYKIHLPSKKFGEFQIYGLYGKGKISEYASDPTVGDWYDSYALNLIGIKNTKTIKEKTQLKSQILYSESKGEFYNEWTEYDFSPDMVNLLNKTDLFPVDEKRVQLDVKSNTKINAKHSVQIGANVAFINYYQNFSREINQYSIAGTDTFGQENKLKNAEASLSTFQIKAFMQHKLRITEKLSITPGVHFIHSNFNKFFSVEPRFGLEYVYKDIHKFTLGVGLHSRLEPLGYYGAEGRYVDDFDINKGEFIYKTGQPNKYLDATRSVHFVVGNKWTLAPKLHLQVETYVQYLYKIPIIDEDIGYSYYASLNELYPSIYDYNFITQQKYANKGKGLNYGVDVSLEKAFAKNYYILVNGSYYQSKYKVTSWYWHRDKKWLNTKYNGNFIATLTAGKDFTVGKQKNNSISMNTRVIWAGNNREYDYDTDTPYGKRLKNYFRWDARLAYIRNKKKYSWTLSADIQNMTNRINETTNPAIKGQGVLPVLNYKVNF; via the coding sequence ATGATTTTTAAAGTACGAAATCAACTTGTTTTTATTGTATTATTTCTTTTTTCTTTCATAAATCTATTGGCACAAAGTAATCTTCAAAATATATATGGCAAAATACAAGATAGCGAAAGCCACGCTACTTTAATAGGTGCTGCCGTGGTGGTTTTAAACAGCAGTCCGCTTATAGGGACAACTACAGATTTAGACGGCTACTACGAACTTAAAAATGTGCCTGTGGGTAGAGTAGATTTGCAAATTAGCTTTATGGGCTATGAAACCAAAGTAGTAGATGGTATTTTGTTAAGTTCGGGAAAAGCAAAAAATATTGACATTTTACTTAAAGAAGAATTTAACAACGTAGAGGAAGTGGTGGTAACTGCCAAAAGAAAAAATACTTCTACATTAAAAGTTGATAATGAGATGGCTACTGTAAGTGCTATGTCTTATAATTTAGAACAAAGTTCAAGATATGCGGGTAGCTTAAACGACCCCTCAAGATTAGTTTTATCGTTTGCAGGAGTTAGAAACCAAGGCGATATTCAAAATGGAATTTCTATAAGAGGAAATACGCCTTCGGCACTGCTGTGGAATATAGATGGCTTAGAAGTGCAATCGCCAAATCATTTTGCCAGAGATGGAGCATTAGGAGCTATAAATATGGTAAGTAGCAACTCCCTTGAAAGTGTAGATTTTTATACTGCGGCATTTCCAGCACAATACGGAAACGCAGGCAGTGGCGTTTTTGATTTGAGCATGAGAAAAGGAAACACTAATGAGTATGAATTTAGTTTATCTGCCGGATTTATGGGTTTAGAAGCCAGTGCCGAAGGTCCTTTTTCTAAAAAATATGGCGGTAGCTTTTTGGTTTCTTATAGATATTCTACTTTGGCTTTATTTAATAAAATAGGATTAAATGTAACCCGAAATACTAACCCGGTTTACCAAGATATAAACTACAAAATACATTTACCTTCTAAAAAATTTGGCGAATTTCAAATTTATGGTTTGTACGGCAAAGGGAAAATATCGGAATATGCCTCTGACCCCACCGTAGGTGACTGGTACGATTCCTATGCCCTAAACTTAATAGGTATAAAAAACACCAAAACCATAAAAGAAAAAACACAGCTAAAATCTCAGATACTTTACAGCGAAAGCAAAGGCGAGTTTTACAACGAATGGACAGAATATGATTTTTCTCCCGATATGGTAAATTTATTAAACAAAACAGACTTATTTCCTGTAGATGAAAAGCGGGTACAATTAGATGTAAAATCTAATACCAAAATAAATGCAAAACACAGCGTACAAATAGGTGCTAATGTGGCTTTTATAAACTATTATCAAAATTTTAGTAGAGAAATAAACCAATATTCTATAGCAGGAACTGATACTTTTGGGCAAGAAAATAAGCTTAAAAATGCTGAAGCATCATTGAGTACTTTTCAAATTAAAGCTTTTATGCAGCACAAACTGCGTATTACCGAAAAACTTAGCATAACGCCAGGTGTGCATTTTATTCATTCTAATTTTAATAAATTCTTTTCTGTTGAGCCCCGTTTTGGCTTAGAGTATGTATATAAAGATATTCATAAATTTACCTTAGGCGTAGGACTTCATAGCCGATTAGAACCTTTAGGATATTATGGAGCAGAAGGACGCTATGTTGATGATTTTGACATAAATAAAGGAGAGTTTATTTATAAAACAGGACAACCAAACAAATATTTAGACGCTACCAGAAGCGTGCATTTTGTAGTGGGCAATAAATGGACTTTAGCTCCAAAACTACATTTGCAAGTAGAAACTTATGTGCAATATTTATACAAAATTCCTATTATTGACGAAGATATTGGATACAGCTATTATGCTTCTTTAAATGAGCTTTATCCTTCTATTTACGACTATAATTTTATAACTCAACAAAAATATGCTAACAAAGGAAAAGGACTAAACTATGGTGTAGATGTTAGTTTAGAAAAAGCTTTTGCTAAAAATTATTACATTTTGGTAAATGGTTCATATTATCAATCTAAGTACAAAGTAACTTCGTGGTACTGGCATAGAGATAAGAAATGGTTAAACACCAAGTATAACGGGAACTTTATAGCTACGCTAACTGCCGGAAAAGATTTTACCGTAGGTAAACAAAAAAACAACAGCATTAGTATGAACACAAGAGTAATTTGGGCAGGAAACAACCGAGAATATGATTATGACACTGATACACCTTACGGAAAACGCTTAAAAAACTATTTTAGGTGGGATGCCCGATTGGCATATATTAGAAACAAAAAGAAATACTCTTGGACACTCTCTGCCGACATACAAAATATGACTAATAGAATAAACGAAACCACAAACCCGGCTATTAAAGGGCAAGGTGTACTACCTGTACTTAATTATAAAGTGAATTTTTGA
- a CDS encoding arginine deiminase — MNTVSSEVDRLKKVIVHRPDDGIEVITPDNALKFLYDDIVYLPLMQKEHDTFTKVLEHFVGEKNVLDTYNLLVDNILENKNNNTKKLIDYVVDLENCTDEVCEILYNLKGEELAYTLFTGIYRKTGELILRPLPNYVFTRDIGVVINDYVLICNASKKARTRESILTRYIIYFHPEFKHFQANNDAKIIDMTRKCDDCTIEGGDVMMLGNTHLLVGCSERSTPEAFESLKEEVFRKNVIENLVRIVIAKDRSSMHIDTLFTQISENEYVIYEDTLKSDIIKITLYTKNGGRKEFSTLEEFFLDYNPNMKFILCGDGDETFAAREQWTDGCNLVAVKNGVAISYFRNTRTAKALEKAGYKIVHADEFLKELPNPDSVEKTIVAISSTELSRARGGPHCMTFPIWRG; from the coding sequence ATGAATACGGTAAGCAGTGAAGTAGATAGGTTAAAAAAAGTTATTGTACATCGCCCCGATGACGGCATAGAAGTAATAACTCCCGATAATGCCCTAAAATTTTTATATGACGATATTGTTTACTTGCCGTTAATGCAGAAAGAACACGATACTTTTACTAAAGTTTTAGAACATTTTGTAGGAGAAAAAAATGTTTTAGATACTTATAATTTGTTGGTTGACAACATTTTAGAAAACAAAAACAACAACACAAAAAAGCTGATAGACTATGTCGTTGATTTAGAAAACTGTACGGACGAAGTTTGCGAAATATTGTACAATTTAAAAGGCGAAGAATTAGCTTATACTTTGTTTACGGGGATATATAGAAAAACGGGCGAGCTGATATTACGTCCATTGCCAAATTATGTTTTTACAAGAGATATAGGCGTGGTAATAAACGATTATGTGCTGATATGCAATGCCTCTAAAAAAGCTCGTACAAGAGAGTCTATTTTAACAAGATACATTATATATTTTCATCCGGAATTTAAACATTTTCAGGCCAATAATGATGCTAAAATTATTGACATGACCAGAAAATGTGATGACTGTACGATAGAAGGCGGAGATGTGATGATGCTGGGCAATACGCATCTGCTGGTGGGCTGTAGCGAGCGGTCAACACCAGAAGCTTTTGAAAGTTTAAAAGAAGAAGTTTTTAGAAAAAATGTAATAGAGAATTTGGTTAGAATTGTAATAGCTAAAGATCGTTCTTCTATGCATATAGATACGCTTTTTACGCAAATAAGTGAGAATGAGTATGTAATTTATGAAGACACTTTAAAAAGTGATATTATTAAAATAACCTTGTACACAAAAAACGGAGGGAGAAAAGAATTTTCTACTTTAGAAGAGTTTTTTTTAGATTACAATCCTAACATGAAATTTATTTTGTGTGGCGATGGCGATGAAACTTTTGCTGCCAGAGAACAGTGGACAGACGGGTGCAACCTTGTGGCAGTAAAAAACGGGGTAGCTATTTCCTATTTTAGAAATACAAGAACAGCAAAAGCTTTAGAAAAAGCAGGATATAAAATAGTGCACGCTGACGAATTTTTAAAGGAACTACCCAATCCGGATAGTGTTGAAAAAACCATAGTGGCAATATCAAGCACTGAACTTTCTAGAGCCAGAGGAGGACCACATTGTATGACATTTCCTATTTGGAGAGGATAA
- a CDS encoding rhomboid family intramembrane serine protease codes for MQPTKEQIWHYLKQQFKEGDVIIKLIYINVALYLSYSVVRVLEFLLRLNSHVISSFFENWLAIPADFTGSAIKIYTLFTYQFIHFDFLHLFINVLMLFFFGKLLLQYIGFKKVLPLYLLGGIVGGLVFAAIKFFNIIDVSFMPVVGASASVMALMGALGMIAPNYNVKFFFVDIKLKWVLLGFALINFLSISNPNGAASGILHLVGLGFGYAYIYLDKEGVSLYKPVNKIINNIMSRFNKAPQPKVSFVNKNKSEHNQTEKPKNQSQINAILKKVSEYGYDSLSKQEKELLFNSSNN; via the coding sequence ATGCAGCCCACTAAAGAGCAAATATGGCACTACTTAAAACAGCAGTTTAAGGAAGGAGATGTAATTATTAAGCTTATTTATATTAATGTAGCTTTATACTTAAGCTACAGCGTAGTTAGGGTTTTAGAATTTTTATTAAGATTAAACAGTCATGTAATTAGCAGTTTTTTTGAAAATTGGTTGGCTATCCCTGCTGATTTTACCGGTTCGGCTATTAAAATTTATACCTTATTTACTTATCAGTTTATTCATTTTGATTTTTTGCACCTATTTATTAATGTTTTAATGCTATTCTTTTTTGGCAAACTATTACTTCAATACATAGGGTTTAAAAAAGTACTACCACTTTATTTGCTTGGTGGCATAGTAGGTGGATTAGTTTTTGCAGCCATTAAGTTTTTTAATATTATAGATGTATCTTTTATGCCTGTGGTAGGAGCATCGGCATCTGTTATGGCACTTATGGGTGCACTGGGTATGATAGCTCCCAATTATAATGTAAAATTCTTTTTTGTAGATATTAAATTAAAATGGGTGTTGCTTGGTTTTGCCTTAATTAATTTCCTTAGTATTTCTAATCCAAATGGAGCAGCAAGCGGCATTTTACATTTGGTAGGCTTAGGCTTTGGGTACGCATATATTTATTTAGACAAAGAAGGCGTTTCGCTGTACAAGCCGGTAAATAAAATAATAAACAATATAATGAGCCGGTTTAATAAAGCTCCACAGCCCAAAGTGAGCTTTGTAAATAAAAACAAAAGTGAGCATAATCAAACAGAAAAACCTAAAAACCAAAGTCAAATTAATGCTATACTAAAAAAGGTTTCTGAATACGGTTATGATAGTTTAAGCAAACAAGAAAAAGAATTATTGTTTAATTCAAGCAATAATTAA
- a CDS encoding DUF445 family protein, whose product MNIVIIILLPLIAGAIGWFTNYLAVKMLFNPKEPVNILGYKLQGVFPKRQQQIAEKVGKMVAEELLHFDDIIKEVNTQSTIDSITSKLDRKLDYYFDVTLVEKYPMVSKLVPQKGKDKIKTEILNEVEHLAPDFINSQIKSLEHTLDIEGIIADKVSKLSSEKLEDLLMKMLSTELKFIEWVGAILGFIIGLIQVLITYVIL is encoded by the coding sequence ATGAATATAGTCATAATCATTCTTTTACCTTTAATAGCCGGAGCTATTGGGTGGTTTACCAATTATTTAGCTGTAAAAATGCTTTTTAATCCTAAAGAACCCGTTAACATATTGGGATACAAACTACAAGGAGTTTTTCCTAAACGGCAACAGCAAATAGCAGAAAAAGTGGGTAAAATGGTGGCAGAAGAGTTGCTTCATTTTGACGATATTATAAAAGAAGTAAACACACAAAGTACTATAGACAGTATAACCTCAAAACTTGACCGAAAATTAGACTATTATTTTGACGTAACCTTAGTAGAAAAATATCCTATGGTTTCTAAATTGGTACCACAAAAAGGGAAAGATAAAATTAAAACTGAAATACTTAACGAAGTAGAACACCTTGCTCCGGATTTTATAAATTCTCAAATAAAAAGTTTAGAACACACTTTAGACATAGAAGGTATTATTGCCGACAAAGTAAGTAAGTTGTCTTCTGAAAAACTGGAAGACCTACTTATGAAAATGTTAAGTACCGAGCTGAAATTTATAGAATGGGTAGGAGCAATATTGGGTTTTATTATTGGCTTAATTCAAGTTTTAATAACTTATGTAATTTTGTAA
- a CDS encoding protein-L-isoaspartate(D-aspartate) O-methyltransferase, translating to MISKYRRAKETLIDTLKKKGISNTKILDAIFKIDRHLFIPDSALHSHAYEDKAFPIGVEQTISQPYTVAFQTELLLVNKGDKILEIGTGSGYQAAVLVALGADVYSIERQKFLYEKTKLLLNSLGYSNIKMYYGDGFKGKKAFAPYDKIIVTAAAPFVPTELLSQLKVGGILVIPVDNNDGSQNMMRLTKTSETEFKKEIFDKFAFVPMLKGTN from the coding sequence ATGATTTCTAAATACCGAAGAGCTAAAGAAACACTTATTGATACGCTTAAAAAGAAAGGCATTTCTAACACTAAAATTTTAGATGCTATTTTTAAAATAGACAGACATCTTTTTATTCCCGATAGTGCCTTACATAGCCACGCTTATGAAGATAAAGCTTTTCCTATTGGTGTAGAGCAAACTATTTCACAACCTTATACTGTGGCTTTTCAAACTGAACTTTTATTGGTTAATAAAGGAGATAAAATACTGGAAATAGGTACAGGTAGCGGCTACCAAGCAGCGGTGCTTGTAGCATTAGGTGCAGATGTTTATTCCATAGAAAGACAAAAATTTTTATATGAGAAAACTAAGCTTCTTTTAAATTCTTTGGGTTATAGCAATATAAAAATGTATTATGGCGATGGTTTTAAAGGCAAAAAAGCTTTTGCCCCCTACGATAAAATTATTGTAACAGCCGCTGCTCCATTTGTTCCTACTGAGCTACTGAGCCAACTTAAAGTAGGTGGCATTTTGGTTATACCCGTAGATAATAATGACGGCTCGCAAAACATGATGAGGCTAACTAAAACCTCTGAAACTGAGTTTAAAAAAGAAATTTTTGACAAGTTTGCTTTTGTACCAATGCTTAAAGGAACAAATTAA
- a CDS encoding TIGR00266 family protein: MKFEIIENENFAALKVSLKKGEAVKAESGAMLSMDSHINVEGKMEGGLLSGLGRMLAGETIFIQTISATDKAGEVILAPTNIGSIIEIEIDKNTVWNVSKGGFFAADEGIEVSNKLQNLARGMFSGEGFFVLKISGTGKFFISSFGAVIKKEIKKGEDYIVDNFHLVAWNSDAQIDIQKASSSWLNSFKSGEGLVTKITGPATVYIQTRNPKSFGGWLSGVLPSKK, translated from the coding sequence ATGAAATTTGAAATAATTGAAAACGAAAATTTTGCAGCCTTAAAGGTCTCTTTAAAAAAGGGCGAAGCCGTAAAAGCAGAATCTGGTGCTATGCTTAGCATGGACAGCCACATAAATGTAGAAGGAAAAATGGAAGGAGGCTTGCTGTCCGGCTTAGGCAGAATGCTGGCAGGAGAAACTATTTTTATACAAACTATAAGTGCCACAGATAAAGCAGGAGAAGTAATTTTAGCTCCTACAAATATTGGTAGTATAATAGAAATTGAAATAGATAAAAACACGGTTTGGAATGTGTCTAAAGGCGGTTTTTTTGCCGCAGATGAGGGTATAGAAGTGAGCAATAAATTGCAAAATTTAGCTCGGGGTATGTTTTCCGGTGAAGGGTTTTTTGTGCTAAAAATTAGTGGAACAGGAAAGTTTTTTATAAGCAGTTTTGGGGCGGTTATTAAAAAAGAAATTAAAAAAGGAGAAGATTACATAGTTGACAATTTTCATTTAGTAGCTTGGAACTCCGATGCACAAATAGATATACAAAAAGCTTCAAGTTCGTGGCTAAATTCTTTTAAAAGTGGCGAAGGATTAGTTACCAAAATTACGGGACCGGCAACGGTTTATATTCAAACAAGAAATCCAAAATCTTTTGGAGGCTGGCTTAGTGGGGTGTTGCCTTCAAAAAAATAG